In the genome of Ornithorhynchus anatinus isolate Pmale09 chromosome 9, mOrnAna1.pri.v4, whole genome shotgun sequence, one region contains:
- the TDRD6 gene encoding tudor domain-containing protein 6 isoform X1 produces MCSAAGLPPAGSTLTLRVSSVEIRPEVVPVRLWGLVGERREDYPVPGWAGRDPGTGGWAHEPPGCAPGPPDGLCLVRFAGCWHRGRVVGRQAGRCRVFLLDEGRTVTADPACLAPALPRAEALGCVLAGLVPAAAAGGGEPDRWSRAAAGFLARLRGKEVEGRVLDVLLPQRLVLLDVPALARQMHELGLVRPVSDRVFRALLKRQLTGGPESPPAPGPPGPPGPPDPPATVEFFHPGLRPGPMERMVVTQVSHPHRVYCQLLSFSGEVARLADGMAVAYGGPAREAGAETPARPGAPCATRGPDGRWHRAVLLDASGPQRPAQVLHVDSGRKELVSGGSLRALLPEYFRLPVVTYPCALYGLWDRGRGWARSQVSRLRTLLLGRTVSVKVEFYSTLERVYYVTLYGDEGLNLNGIFGVQARCLADRMPLGPGPENEAGGGEGGVEEEEEEEEEEEEPDPPKTPLASSSYDELPHLSLKVIQLKAEAFYDARVEFAKDPSEFWVRLRRHNEPFGQLARSMCSFYSSVGKMDGVLAQPQPDRVCCVRWMDGNFFRAVIARPAAGGSVEVRLLDRGDAGVVGSDDVKELLPQFWQLPIVALKCSLADVCPVGGEWSPEAVSYFRKVVLHKEVVIRVLGKEGSQYPVEIFDTAGIGEENVGRRLARAGYAARVQEPEEVEVATPSVRSARRAVSRRGAGARGGGAEQEPEEGNPRQLPAQPPAERGSATNPVSEPTARGKERVEGPPTASSARRDYRGTDSRHPIIDQLEVGSTVEVKVTFVENPGKFWCQLTRNIQELRGLMSEMQEYCKTSATPHRGTGPACLAKRAENGKWCRALITGEALHPEQVEIMFVDYGNREVVSVKNLYAIREDFLKLKAQAFRCSLYNLIRPTGPDPLVWDETATVAFRDFVGGAWERNLELKCTVFAVASLNRKELFHIVDLVTPFQSACHCLTEKGHAKPMQPQNPLASAVRLESYYYSTHDIKIGGEEAICVTHIDDPSAFYCQLARSVTVLERLSRHISQVAQLSQNLRTKTLAPGTLCLAKYNDQNWYRAIVTEKETSKEVFFVDFGNTYEVTHDDLLPLPGDAYNLLLLPMQAIKCCLSDAYDHIPKEVALWFEKAVLDKPLKAMVVAKDPEGRLVIELYGESVQINAKLNEKLSLLGYKSSPKLVESDVLLSTVAGREEKSENRKSPVGLLSKSVESTGGPSEIPKESSRPKISLAFKELKPLQSSTKATLSTEGPDPLDDRELEAAIFGDEVEGTPCQSPIKPTPKTGATIPGDHGHNEESPLKLCDLPRKNIVPGLKTRIYVSHVNDLSDFYVQLTEDELELGLISEKLNGPATRPDSVARPPYQVEDLICAVFSEDDLWYRAVITEKPSGDLIPVQFIDYGNTSVVKASEISRLVGPDAVVPGMSIHCSLGRIPLSEMTDCPESVAYFSQRTNEAQLNCEFVKQVGGTWEVILHDEQGVIAEELMARFKPHEGPRVGETPAPGLSGDDGLQSSLLSWCRPDVKTLRAYATVIDGPAYFWCQFAETPNLKRLEREVQKAGARAVEGADRMEVVQQGDACIVKCRDDGKFYRALVARVRRDLITVRLVDYGNVESFGREVIWHIPEELLSIPMQAFPCCLAGLHALEGVCSAEAKNYFFEIVTRDVLDVTVVEFRSDACNVPLAVVGLKCNGESIGEKMKKFSKFDTANRYTVKASFSSTWPERKKDRRIEAPQGQRPEVGTGERRRASRGRLLCPELSSSDRYLNDATDGSETSKGNTGVEPKDVAPACRTEKAKVDESSSRTSALEPLSPQESELKMFELDSLEIPLSLDDESKEFVELESLELQLSLAGDEPKEELDLRPPVVQLSQSFEVKFLPLESYSVPLSLGYEADDLEAEPQALQFPVDDDVQSIASEMSPKDQEVMHVEDLREPSHAKSFDCETRRISLRERNRGSEIQSECTFYEVFGDYRNIIVEFQTGQFSDEESSTGEDEEILSTEHVAGENVYSLDGFTVGSKCVVWSNLEKRWSECQILEITEDGTKVLNLLNGIEDLVSPENVWNGIPKSDKNPYEVVFDPLEEDACSNPLEDPMDEDLPLVLPAKSSANDLALSMKAEMGPSNSDNTLESVRSSLQELNQEGSGERECICLPEEPANSERVLKK; encoded by the coding sequence ATGTGTTCGGCGGCCGGGCTGCCGCCGGCCGGCAGCACCCTGACCCTGCGGGTGTCGTCGGTGGAGATCCGCCCGGAGGTGGTGCCGGTGCGGCTCTGGGGCCTGGTCGGGGAGCGGCGCGAAGACTACCCGGTCCCGGGCTGGGCCGGCCGGGACCCCGGGACGGGCGGCTGGGCCCACGAGCCGCCGGGCTGCGCCCCGGGGCCGCCCGACGGCCTGTGCCTGGTGCGCTTCGCCGGCTGTTGGCACCGGGGCCGCGTGGTCGGCCGCCAGGCCGGCCGGTGCCGCGTCTTCCTGCTGGACGAGGGCCGGACCGTCACGGCCGACCCGGCCTgcctggccccggccctcccGCGGGCCGAGGCGCTGGGCTGCGTGCTGGCCGGGCTGGTGCCGGCCGCcgcggccggcggcggggagccCGACCGCTGGTCCCGCGCCGCCGCCGGCTTCCTGGCCCGGCTGCGGGGCAAGGAGGTCGAGGGCCGGGTGCTGGACGTGCTCCTCCCGCAGCGGCTGGTCCTGCTCGACGTGCCCGCCCTGGCCCGCCAGATGCACGAACTGGGCCTGGTGCGGCCCGTGTCGGACCGGGTCTTCCGGGCCCTCCTGAAGCGCCAGCTGACGGGCGGGCCCGAgagcccgccggccccggggccgcccggacCGCCCGGACCCCCTGACCCGCCGGCCACCGTCGAGTTCTTCCACCCGGGCCTGCGGCCCGGCCCGATGGAGCGCATGGTGGTCACGCAGGTCTCCCACCCGCACCGCGTGTACTGCCAGCTGCTCAGCTTCTCCGGGGAGGTGGCCCGCCTGGCCGACGGCATGGCGGTGGCCTACGGGGGGCCGGCCCGGGAGGCTGGGGCCGAGACCCCCGCCAGGCCGGGGGCCCCGTGCGCGACCCGCGGGCCGGACGGGCGCTGGCACCGGGCCGTGCTGCTGGATGCTTCGGGCCCGCAGCGCCCGGCTCAGGTGCTGCACGTGGACTCGGGCCGGAAGGAGCTGGTCAGCGGCGGGAGCCTGCGTGCCCTGCTGCCCGAGTATTTCCGCCTGCCCGTGGTCACCTACCCGTGCGCCCTGTATGGTCTatgggaccggggccggggctgggcccgcTCGCAGGTGAGCCGCCTGCGGACGCTCCTCCTGGGCCGGACGGTGAGCGTCAAGGTCGAGTTCTACAGCACCCTGGAGCGCGTGTACTACGTCACCCTGTACGGGGACGAGGGGCTCAACCTCAACGGCATCTTCGGGGTCCAGGCCCGCTGCTTAGCCGACAGAAtgccgctcgggcccgggccaGAAAacgaggcggggggaggagaaggaggagtggaggaggaagaggaggaggaggaggaggaggaggaaccagaCCCGCCAAAGACACCTCTGGCTTCCTCCTCGTATGACGAGCTGCCCCACCTCTCTCTGAAAGTGATCCAGCTGAAGGCCGAGGCTTTCTATGACGCCCGGGTGGAGTTCGCCAAAGATCCCTCCGAGTTCTGGGTGCGGCTGAGGAGGCACAACGAGCCATTCGGCCAGCTCGCGAGGAGCATGTGTAGCTTCTACTCTTCGGTGGGAAAGATGGACGGGGTCCTCGCCCAGCCCCAGCCCGACCGCGTCTGCTGTGTCAGATGGATGGACGGCAACTTCTTCCGGGCTGTCATCgcccggccggcggcgggcgggagCGTGGAGGTGCGCCTGTTAGACCGGGGAGACGCGGGGGTGGTGGGCAGTGACGACGTCAAAGAACTGCTCCCCCAGTTCTGGCAGCTCCCGATTGTGGCGCTGAAGTGCAGCCTGGCAGACGTCTGCCCTGTAGGAGGGGAGTGGAGCCCGGAAGCCGTTTCCTACTTCCGAAAGGTCGTGCTGCACAAGGAGGTGGTCATCCGCGTGCTGGGTAAGGAGGGAAGCCAGTACCCCGTGGAGATCTTCGACACGGCCGGGATCGGGGAGGAAAATGTCGGCCGGCGGTTAGCTCGGGCCGGGTACGCCGCCAGGGTCCAGGAGCCGGAGGAGGTGGAAGTGGCCACGCCGTCTGTCCGCTCGGCCAGGCGGGCCGTcagccggcggggggccggggcccggggtggCGGCGCGGAGCAGGAGCCAGAGGAAGGCAACCCACGGCAACTCCCCGCGCAGCCCCCGGCCGAAAGAGGATCCGCCACCAACCCCGTAAGCGAGCCAACCGCTCGAGGAAAAGAGAGGGTCGAAGGCCCTCCGACCGCCTCCTCAGCCCGGCGGGATTACCGGGGCACCGATTCGCGCCACCCCATCATAGACCAGTTAGAGGTCGGGAGCACCGTAGAAGTGAAGGTGACCTTCGTTGAAAACCCCGGCAAGTTCTGGTGCCAGCTGACCAGAAACATCCAAGAACTTCGGGGCCTCATGAGCGAAATGCAGGAGTACTGCAAAACGTCAGCCACTCCCCACCGGGGGACCGGGCCGGCTTGTTTAGCCAAGAGAGCCGAAAACGGGAAATGGTGCCGGGCCCTGATCACCGGCGAGGCGCTCCACCCCGAGCAAGTCGAAATCATGTTCGTCGACTACGGCAACCGGGAGGTGGTGTCCGTGAAAAATCTCTACGCCATCAGGGAGGACTTTCTCAAGTTAAAGGCCCAAGCTTTCAGGTGCAGCCTCTACAACTTGATTCGACCCACTGGCCCGGATCCGTTAGTGTGGGACGAAACGGCCACCGTGGCCTTTCGGGACTTTGTCGGTGGCGCTTGGGAACGCAATCTGGAATTGAAATGCACGGTATTTGCAGTAGCGTCCTTGAACCGTAAGGAGCTTTTCCATATCGTGGACTTGGTTACACCTTTTCAGAGCGCCTGCCACTGTTTAACCGAAAAGGGCCACGCAAAGCCAATGCAACCTCAGAATCCTCTCGCGTCAGCGGTTCGGCTTGAGTCGTATTACTACTCTACCCACGACATCAAGATTGGGGGCGAAGAAGCCATCTGCGTGACGCACATCGACGACCCGTCGGCCTTTTATTGCCAACTCGCGAGAAGCGTGACTGTGCTGGAACGGCTGTCACGTCACATCAGTCAGGTCGCTCAGCTCTCGCAAAACCTCAGAACCAAGACGTTGGCTCCGGGAACCCTGTGCCTCGCCAAGTATAATGACCAAAACTGGTATCGGGCAATAGTGACCGAAAAGGAGACGTCTAAGGAAGTGTTCTTTGTGGACTTTGGAAATACCTACGAGGTGACGCACGACGATCTCCTTCCCCTACCCGGCGATGCCTATAACCTCTTACTTTTGCCAATGCAAGCCATCAAATGTTGCCTGTCTGATGCCTACGACCACATCCCCAAAGAGGTCGCGCTCTGGTTTGAAAAGGCTGTCCTGGATAAGCCCTTGAAGGCTATGGTGGTAGCCAAAGATCCCGAAGGCAGATTGGTCATTGAGTTGTACGGCGAAAGCGTGCAGATTAATGCCAAATTAAATGAGAAGTTAAGTTTGCTGGGTTACAAAAGCTCCCCGAAGTTGGTAGAGAGTGACGTTTTGCTTTCCACCGTAgccgggagagaggaaaaaagcgaAAATAGGAAATCGCCTGTTGGACTTTTAAGTAAATCAGTGGAAAGCACGGGTGGCCCGTCAGAGATCCCGAAAGAATCCTCCAGACCTAAAATCAGTTTAGCCTTTAAAGAACTGAAACCACTCCAGAGCTCAACGAAGGCCACCCTGTCGACTGAGGGCCCAGATCCCCTGGACGATCGAGAGTTGGAAGCTGCCATCTTCGGCGACGAGGTAGAGGGGACTCCTTGCCAGTCTCCGATAAAACCCACACCCAAAACAGGTGCCACCATTCCAGGGGACCACGGTCACAACGAAGAGTCGCCTCTTAAACTGTGTGATCTTCCTCGGAAGAACATCGTTCCCGGTCTTAAAACCAGGATCTACGTGTCTCACGTAAACGATCTGTCGGACTTTTACGTGCAGTTAACGGAAGACGAGCTTGAACTCGGCCTCATCTCGGAGAAGTTGAACGGCCCCGCGACGAGACCGGACTCCGTCGCCAGGCCGCCGTATCAAGTGGAAGACTTGATCTGCGCGGTTTTCTCGGAAGACGACTTGTGGTATCGGGCGGTAATCACGGAGAAGCCGTCCGGGGACCTGATCCCCGTCCAGTTCATAGACTACGGCAACACCTCGGTCGTGAAGGCTAGCGAAATCAGCAGGCTTGTCGGGCCTGATGCCGTGGTGCCGGGGATGAGCATCCACTGCTCCCTGGGTAGGATTCCGCTCTCTGAAATGACAGACTGCCCCGAGAGCGTGGCTTACTTCTCCCAAAGGACCAACGAGGCCCAGTTAAACTGCGAGTTTGTAAAACAGGTTGGGGGCACCTGGGAAGTGATCCTTCACGACGAGCAGGGCGTGATCGCCGAAGAACTGATGGCCAGGTTCAAGCCGCACGAGGGACCCAGAGTCGGAGAAACGCCGGCCCCGGGCCTGTCGGGCGACGACGGGCTGCAGAGCAGTTTACTCAGCTGGTGCAGGCCGGACGTCAAGACTCTAAGAGCTTACGCCACCGTCATAGATGGACCTGCATATTTCTGGTGCCAATTTGCCGAGACACCGAAcctgaagcgcttggaaagagaaGTTCAGAAAGCAGGAGCGCGAGCGGTGGAGGGCGCGGACCGCATGGAAGTCGTTCAGCAGGGCGACGCCTGCATCGTCAAGTGCAGGGACGATGGGAAATTCTACAGGGCCCTCGTGGCCAGAGTCAGAAGGGACCTCATAACGGTCAGGCTTGTGGACTACGGCAACGTCGAGAGCTTTGGCCGAGAGGTCATCTGGCACATTCCCGAGGAACTCCTGTCCATACCCATGCAGGCCTTCCCGTGCTGCCTGGCGGGACTCCACGCCCTGGAGGGGGTCTGCTCGGCCGAGGCCAAGAACTATTTTTTCGAAATCGTGACGAGAGACGTGTTGGACGTCACCGTGGTAGAGTTCAGGAGCGATGCCTGCAACGTGCCTCTAGCGGTGGTGGGGTTGAAGTGTAACGGGGAGAGCATCGGCGAAAAAATGAAGAAATTCTCCAAGTTCGACACCGCGAACAGATACACGGTCAAGGCAAGCTTCTCGAGCACTTGGCCCGAGAGGAAGAAAGATCGACGCATAGAAGCACCTCAAGGGCAGAGGCCTGAAGTTGGaactggagaaaggaggagagcttCCAGGGGCCGTCTGCTCTGCCCGGAGCTAAGCTCGAGCGACCGCTACTTGAACGATGCCACAGACGGTTCGGAGACATCTAAAGGTAACACCGGCGTGGAGCCGAAAGACGTGGCTCCAGCCTGTCGCACGGAAAAGGCCAAGGTCGATGAGAGCTCATCTCGGACTTCAGCACTTGAACCCCTTTCTCCGCAGGAGAGCGAACTGAAGATGTTCGAATTGGATTCTCTTGAAATACCACTTTCTCTAGATGACGAATCGAAGGAATTCGTGGAACTGGAGTCTCTGGAGCTGCAACTCTCCCTTGCTGGTGATGAACCGAAAGAAGAATTGGATCTGAGACCGCCAGTCGTGCAGCTTTCTCAGAGTTTCGAAGTCAAGTTTCTGCCACTGGAGTCCTATTCTGTGCCTCTGTCGCTTGGTTACGAAGCAGATGACCTAGAAGCGGAACCGCAAGCCTTGCAGTTTCCCGTGGACGATGACGTACAGTCGATCGCCTCAGAAATGAGCCCCAAAGACCAGGAGGTGATGCACGTGGAGGACCTGAGAGAACCAAGTCACGCGAAATCCTTTGACTGTGAGACACGCAGGATTTCTCTCCGAGAAAGGAATCGTGGTTCGGAAATACAGAGCGAATGCACCTTTTATGAAGTGTTTGGGGACTACAGAAATATCATCGTTGAGTTCCAGACCGGCCAGTTCTCAGATGAAGAATCCAGTAcgggagaagatgaggagattCTGTCCACAGAGCATGTTGCAG